Proteins encoded in a region of the Ignavibacteria bacterium genome:
- a CDS encoding electron transfer flavoprotein subunit beta/FixA family protein, with protein MNIIVCVSHVPDTAAKIKINSERNAIDPAGITFVINPYDEFAVEEALKTKEKFGGEVTAISYGSDASKESIRKALAMGADKGILIKGPVNVDSLTVAEALAGEIKNLNADVIFCGKQSVDYDSSAVGQMLAELLGYPSISTVVKLDITKNEVTAEREIEGGKEIVKSKLPLVLTAQKGLNEPRYASLKGIMAAKSKVIEEKQFDGNLNRLNVIDLKMPEGKRKGKIVGTDASAVPELVKLLREEAKVI; from the coding sequence ATGAACATTATTGTTTGTGTAAGTCATGTGCCCGATACTGCGGCTAAAATCAAAATAAACTCCGAACGGAATGCAATAGATCCAGCAGGGATTACATTCGTCATTAATCCATATGATGAATTTGCTGTTGAAGAGGCACTAAAAACAAAAGAAAAATTCGGTGGTGAAGTTACTGCCATAAGTTATGGATCAGATGCTTCCAAAGAGTCAATTAGGAAAGCACTCGCAATGGGTGCCGACAAAGGAATTTTAATCAAAGGTCCTGTCAATGTTGATTCTCTGACTGTTGCAGAAGCGCTCGCAGGTGAAATTAAAAATTTAAATGCTGATGTCATTTTTTGCGGTAAACAATCGGTCGATTATGACAGTTCAGCTGTAGGTCAAATGCTTGCTGAACTTCTTGGTTATCCATCTATAAGTACCGTAGTTAAATTGGATATAACAAAGAATGAAGTAACTGCGGAGCGGGAAATTGAAGGCGGGAAAGAAATTGTAAAATCAAAACTTCCTCTTGTATTAACTGCTCAAAAAGGATTGAATGAGCCGAGATATGCATCCTTAAAAGGAATTATGGCAGCGAAATCAAAAGTTATTGAAGAAAAACAATTTGATGGGAATTTAAACCGATTAAATGTAATTGATTTAAAAATGCCTGAAGGAAAAAGAAAAGGTAAAATCGTTGGAACTGATGCTTCTGCTGTTCCAGAATTGGTCAAGTTATTAAGAGAAGAAGCAAAAGTTATTTAA
- a CDS encoding electron transfer flavoprotein subunit alpha/FixB family protein: MSVKVLVVLEQRDGEIKKQSYEPARKGVKLAKELNGEVIGLILGNDISNLNALNDHGLTKVIHLKNKSLQNYSSTAYGKLIADTAKKEGSNLILLSHTALGKDLAPIIAVKLNAGYSADCTDISSEDGSINAIRPIYAGKSNLKFSLSSANTVLTIRPNSIPLNEDGFNTQANITVLDVSDDELDLRAKVTEFVKASEKLDVAEADVIVSGGRGMKGPEHFNLLEEMANTLGAAVGASRAVVDAGWRPHGEQVGQTGKTVSPSLYIACGISGAIQHLAGMSSAKCIVAINKDKDAPIFQIADYGLVGDVFEILPVMNEELKKVVG; the protein is encoded by the coding sequence ATGTCGGTAAAAGTTTTAGTAGTTCTTGAACAAAGAGATGGAGAAATAAAAAAACAATCTTACGAACCAGCGAGAAAAGGTGTCAAGCTCGCTAAGGAATTAAATGGTGAAGTTATTGGGCTAATACTCGGTAATGATATCTCAAATTTAAATGCATTGAACGATCATGGTCTAACTAAAGTAATACACTTAAAAAATAAATCGTTACAAAATTATTCAAGTACTGCGTATGGAAAGTTAATCGCTGACACGGCAAAGAAGGAAGGATCAAATTTAATCCTATTATCTCATACTGCACTCGGAAAAGATTTGGCTCCAATCATTGCTGTTAAATTAAATGCCGGATATAGTGCCGATTGTACTGATATCTCTTCTGAAGATGGTTCGATTAATGCTATTCGCCCAATTTACGCTGGCAAATCTAACTTAAAATTTTCATTGAGTTCTGCAAATACTGTTTTAACAATCCGTCCAAACAGTATTCCTCTCAATGAAGATGGGTTCAATACCCAAGCAAACATCACCGTCCTGGATGTCAGCGATGATGAGTTAGATCTTCGAGCAAAAGTTACAGAGTTTGTTAAAGCATCTGAGAAATTGGATGTTGCCGAAGCGGATGTCATAGTATCAGGCGGCAGAGGGATGAAAGGTCCAGAACATTTTAATCTTTTGGAAGAAATGGCAAATACACTAGGAGCCGCTGTTGGTGCTTCACGCGCAGTAGTCGATGCTGGTTGGCGTCCTCATGGCGAACAAGTTGGTCAAACAGGCAAAACAGTTTCCCCATCGCTTTATATTGCTTGTGGAATTTCCGGAGCTATACAACATCTGGCAGGAATGTCTTCAGCAAAGTGCATTGTAGCAATTAATAAAGATAAAGATGCACCTATCTTTCAAATTGCAGATTATGGATTAGTCGGAGATGTATTTGAAATACTTCCAGTGATGAACGAAGAATTAAAAAAAGTTGTAGGATAA